A portion of the Achromobacter sp. MFA1 R4 genome contains these proteins:
- a CDS encoding DNA/RNA non-specific endonuclease, translating to MTRAKKSAPRRKAPAGRSKSASPGRIYRFLRTFALTSLATFGAATYALNPQWRPNLSLDELLARVGWPTQEQFAPAAVPAGGLAHTRFADCPQFFPQQRPPVVPASLALRELCFSNFAILHNGQTKTPVFVAERLNRSVLTQAQGMERSDKFYAEARVPRAERAELADYRGSGYSRGHMAPAGDMSTHEAMAQSFSLANMVPQDQRHNGGPWSQIEQDTRKYVMRASGDVYVFTGPYYGDKPKEIGSGVAVPSHLFKVVYDAATGRSWVHWQANSPNTTAGAPISYDEFQRRTGMQLLPAR from the coding sequence ATGACCCGCGCGAAGAAATCAGCACCCAGAAGGAAAGCCCCGGCAGGCAGAAGCAAGAGCGCCAGCCCCGGCCGCATCTACCGATTCCTGCGTACGTTTGCGCTCACGTCGCTGGCCACGTTTGGCGCCGCCACCTATGCGCTGAACCCCCAGTGGCGCCCCAACCTCTCGCTTGACGAGCTCCTCGCGCGCGTCGGTTGGCCGACCCAGGAACAGTTCGCGCCCGCGGCGGTGCCGGCGGGCGGCCTGGCCCACACGCGCTTTGCCGACTGCCCGCAGTTCTTTCCGCAGCAACGCCCCCCTGTCGTGCCTGCCAGCCTAGCGCTGCGCGAACTCTGCTTTTCAAACTTCGCCATCCTGCACAACGGCCAGACGAAGACGCCGGTGTTCGTTGCCGAGCGCCTGAACCGCAGCGTGTTGACGCAGGCGCAAGGCATGGAGCGATCCGACAAGTTCTATGCCGAGGCCCGCGTGCCGCGCGCCGAACGCGCCGAGCTGGCCGACTACCGCGGTTCGGGCTACTCGCGCGGCCACATGGCGCCGGCGGGCGACATGTCCACGCACGAGGCCATGGCGCAGAGCTTTTCGCTCGCCAACATGGTGCCGCAGGACCAGCGGCACAATGGCGGCCCGTGGAGCCAGATCGAACAGGACACCCGCAAGTACGTCATGCGCGCCTCGGGCGACGTCTACGTCTTCACCGGTCCGTACTATGGCGACAAGCCCAAGGAGATCGGCTCGGGCGTGGCGGTGCCCAGCCATCTCTTCAAGGTCGTCTATGACGCGGCCACGGGGCGTTCGTGGGTGCATTGGCAGGCCAACAGCCCGAACACGACAGCGGGCGCGCCCATCAGCTACGACGAGTTCCAGCGGCGCACGGGCATGCAGTTGCTGCCTGCCCGCTGA
- a CDS encoding beta-ketoacyl synthase: protein MTQRRSVVVTAIGMVTPVGDNAEQTFDALIEGRCGVARSPDGGIDRRVGHVRADVAAGLHPAQVRMMDRVTLMAQHAAAEAMARAALEDRHKTQCGVFIGTGIGGVSTLCEAVEAYHGVVPRRTVLVVPATMPNAPAAHIAQQLTSTAEAQTYTTACSAGAVAIGEAFRRIRDGYLDVAIAGGAEAMLTPVIMAAWKQLHVLCADPESGDEGSCRPFSRRRTGFALAEGAAMLVLESADHAAARGATPIAELCGYGVSNDGTHPLRPDPEGQSLAMSRCLADAGLSPGEVGYVNAHATGTLVGDRIETAAIRRVFGAQADALPVSSIKGAIGHTIGAAGAIEAAVTAMAVARGVVPPTLFFEPGDAQCDLDYVPGRARQLPGLRVAISNSFGMGGNNAVLAFRQAGGTRG, encoded by the coding sequence ATGACGCAACGTCGATCTGTCGTGGTGACCGCCATCGGCATGGTGACGCCCGTGGGCGACAACGCCGAGCAGACCTTTGATGCGCTGATCGAAGGCCGGTGCGGCGTGGCGCGCTCGCCGGACGGCGGCATCGACCGGCGCGTGGGCCATGTCCGGGCCGACGTGGCCGCGGGGCTGCATCCCGCGCAGGTCCGCATGATGGACCGGGTGACGTTGATGGCGCAGCATGCCGCCGCCGAGGCGATGGCGCGCGCCGCCCTGGAGGACCGCCACAAGACGCAATGCGGCGTTTTCATCGGGACCGGTATCGGCGGCGTGTCCACGCTGTGCGAGGCTGTCGAGGCCTATCACGGCGTCGTGCCCCGGCGGACGGTGCTGGTGGTCCCCGCGACCATGCCGAATGCGCCGGCGGCCCACATCGCGCAGCAACTCACCTCTACCGCCGAGGCCCAGACCTACACCACCGCCTGCTCGGCGGGCGCCGTCGCCATCGGCGAAGCGTTCCGACGCATCCGCGACGGCTACCTGGACGTGGCGATCGCGGGCGGCGCGGAGGCCATGCTCACGCCTGTCATCATGGCGGCCTGGAAGCAGCTGCACGTATTGTGCGCGGACCCCGAAAGCGGCGATGAAGGCAGTTGCCGCCCGTTCAGCCGCCGGCGCACCGGCTTTGCGCTGGCCGAGGGCGCCGCGATGCTGGTGCTGGAATCGGCGGATCACGCCGCGGCGCGCGGCGCGACGCCCATCGCGGAACTCTGCGGATACGGCGTCAGCAACGATGGCACGCACCCCTTGCGTCCCGACCCGGAGGGCCAGTCGCTGGCCATGTCCCGATGCCTGGCGGATGCCGGCCTGTCGCCCGGCGAAGTCGGCTATGTGAACGCCCACGCGACGGGCACGTTGGTGGGCGACCGGATCGAGACCGCAGCCATCAGGCGCGTTTTTGGGGCTCAGGCGGACGCGTTGCCCGTCAGCAGCATCAAGGGCGCCATCGGCCACACGATAGGCGCGGCGGGCGCGATCGAAGCGGCGGTGACCGCGATGGCCGTTGCGCGGGGCGTCGTGCCGCCCACCTTGTTTTTTGAACCCGGCGATGCGCAATGCGATCTGGACTACGTGCCCGGACGCGCGCGCCAATTGCCCGGGCTGCGGGTGGCGATCAGCAATTCCTTCGGCATGGGCGGCAACAATGCCGTGCTGGCGTTTCGACAGGCGGGCGGGACGCGAGGGTGA
- a CDS encoding acyl carrier protein: MQTQAASPVLPDDAILREKLADIISDVCRCDRGPLLKDEPFSAVITQFDSLAILEILLEIETLFSIPTDEMLPADHAVGAQEITSVFPSDLSALIVYMRKVVERMAAASVATAN, translated from the coding sequence ATGCAAACCCAAGCGGCATCTCCCGTCCTGCCGGACGACGCCATCCTGCGCGAAAAGCTCGCCGACATTATTTCCGACGTGTGCCGTTGCGACCGCGGCCCGCTGCTGAAGGACGAGCCATTTTCCGCCGTCATCACGCAATTCGACTCGCTGGCCATCCTGGAGATCCTCCTCGAGATCGAGACCCTGTTTAGCATCCCGACGGACGAGATGCTGCCCGCCGATCATGCGGTGGGCGCGCAGGAGATCACGAGCGTCTTTCCGTCGGACCTGTCCGCATTGATCGTCTACATGCGCAAGGTGGTCGAACGCATGGCTGCCGCCTCCGTCGCGACAGCCAACTAG
- a CDS encoding fimbrial protein: protein MQLIHEKAQSLPGPLKGAGRVLAGCCLALFGAAGGAPDAQAGPLDARAIRCYVNQGGMGPSRTMYSAYAGNQYSIYAGRTSVAVPANPTRGQPFFAVELALPRLEGGERGKAAPLYACPPGASETFASSRPLIGGTDIYKTSRQGIGFRIFYYVTDGSSQTAPITYINNFSSGALVFPFNSSEYLPNARTRIEVVATGDPIVPGLLNTTEISAVTTLANLGMASPPVNLYAVSMYGNVSFSVPTCSVSNPSALSITLPDANVTALKAGTAGSVSSTTLQVMCTSSSAQAPTLSIAGSTVQGYDTTLKNQEAAATAAKGVGVTLWVYDAQTGTFRPPKMGVADKNLGTPVGAVPTASWSYQIGASYQQVEPTPTAGAVSAKATLTFSYS, encoded by the coding sequence ATGCAGCTAATCCATGAAAAGGCTCAGAGCCTGCCTGGCCCGCTGAAGGGGGCGGGACGCGTCTTGGCGGGGTGTTGCCTCGCATTGTTCGGCGCCGCCGGCGGCGCGCCCGATGCGCAGGCGGGTCCGCTCGACGCGAGAGCAATCCGATGCTATGTCAACCAAGGGGGCATGGGGCCCAGCAGGACAATGTACTCCGCGTATGCCGGCAACCAGTATTCGATTTACGCGGGAAGAACTTCCGTGGCTGTGCCGGCCAACCCAACGCGTGGCCAGCCGTTCTTCGCGGTGGAGCTGGCGCTGCCGCGTCTGGAGGGTGGGGAGCGGGGCAAGGCGGCCCCGTTGTACGCCTGCCCGCCAGGGGCCTCGGAAACTTTTGCCAGCTCAAGGCCCTTGATCGGGGGCACCGACATCTACAAGACCAGCCGCCAGGGCATCGGCTTTCGCATCTTTTACTATGTGACCGACGGCTCGTCCCAGACCGCGCCGATCACCTACATCAATAATTTCTCGAGCGGTGCGCTCGTATTTCCGTTCAACAGTTCCGAATACCTGCCCAACGCCCGGACGCGCATCGAGGTCGTCGCGACCGGCGACCCGATCGTACCGGGATTACTGAACACGACCGAAATATCCGCTGTCACGACGCTGGCGAACCTGGGAATGGCGTCGCCGCCCGTTAACCTCTACGCCGTTTCCATGTACGGCAACGTCTCGTTCTCCGTTCCGACCTGCAGCGTGTCCAATCCGAGCGCCCTGAGCATCACACTGCCCGACGCCAACGTAACGGCATTGAAGGCAGGCACCGCCGGAAGCGTCTCATCGACCACGCTGCAGGTCATGTGCACCAGCAGCAGCGCGCAGGCGCCGACGCTGTCCATCGCCGGATCCACGGTTCAGGGCTATGACACGACGCTGAAAAATCAGGAAGCTGCCGCTACGGCCGCGAAGGGGGTCGGCGTGACATTGTGGGTATACGACGCGCAGACCGGCACCTTCCGCCCGCCCAAGATGGGCGTGGCCGACAAGAACCTGGGCACGCCCGTCGGGGCGGTTCCCACGGCGAGCTGGTCCTATCAGATCGGGGCCAGCTACCAACAGGTGGAGCCGACGCCCACGGCGGGGGCGGTGAGCGCCAAGGCGACGCTGACCTTCAGCTATAGCTGA
- a CDS encoding fimbria/pilus outer membrane usher protein: MSQRRDEGYGESRQRLWRGGILGRGCGARWRRSASARAVKMNANQARAVVSAVVILAACLVGRAAEADQDAATFDSSFLYQKAGATGVDLSVFAFSNRVLPGTKSVMIQLNRQAFGMREIDFAAVEGMEDAQPCLPVPLLKEMGVKIEAFPALQTATGCTGALKTLPSAEARYDQDKNILDVSIAQAALDRKARGSVAPELWDNGATVFWSSYRLSHNASSFSGGQGSSTNSTFASFRNGFNLGAWRLRANGNYFQSAGSSSFDWSDLYAERDVAPWRGWLRMGDSATPGNIFNATRFRGVMLQSDDGMLPESQRGFAPVVRGIAPSNAKVTVRQNGYAIYTTFVPAGPFVIDDLYSTPGGGDLEVTIEELGGRTTRFSQPFSALPTMLREGTWNYSFALGQHRQSYVNERPMMAQMTLAHGLPFGVTAYGGLTGAQGSYYAGAAGLALNLRELGALSTDVTTSHSRGADGKKLVGTAARIQYAKAFPSLGTDLTLAGYRYNSDGYRSLDDAVRDRSSNNAFRGYERMHEYQLWLSQRVGSASSISFNYYGIAYRNAPRAASFAQVSYSSGFGRLGYSLNYGINSSPWQKRQSTFMLTLSIPLGGTHSASYSLSRNQGQGVSQDVNLSGALTDDYAMTYAVQGGVTQGAPGGGNGGRGYAAVGYASPVGVANVSHGYNAGASNTNIDFSGAFVVDKKGFLLGQNIGETAVIVDAPGAAGVEVESYPGVRTNSAGRALVPSATPYRENRISLKPDYDDTHATLGQNVATVVPSRGAIVVAKFDTELGRTILVVLKDAAGAALPFGAAIHEPDGKQRGIVGPVGRAWLTGLEGVSRFTVQWGEAQAQHCVFEIDASSVASGAEESTKELTCS; the protein is encoded by the coding sequence GTGTCCCAGCGGCGCGACGAAGGCTACGGCGAAAGTCGTCAACGACTATGGCGTGGTGGAATCCTGGGCAGAGGTTGCGGTGCCCGCTGGCGCCGAAGCGCAAGCGCGCGGGCAGTGAAAATGAACGCGAATCAGGCCCGCGCCGTTGTCTCGGCGGTCGTGATTCTCGCCGCTTGTCTCGTCGGCCGTGCGGCAGAGGCCGACCAGGACGCGGCAACGTTCGATAGCAGTTTTCTGTATCAAAAGGCGGGCGCGACCGGCGTCGACCTGTCGGTGTTCGCGTTTTCCAACCGCGTCCTGCCGGGCACGAAGTCGGTCATGATCCAGCTTAACCGCCAGGCTTTCGGCATGCGCGAGATCGATTTCGCCGCCGTGGAGGGCATGGAGGACGCTCAACCGTGTCTGCCCGTGCCGTTGCTCAAGGAAATGGGGGTAAAGATCGAGGCCTTTCCCGCGTTGCAGACCGCGACCGGCTGCACCGGGGCGCTCAAGACGCTGCCTTCCGCCGAGGCGCGCTACGACCAGGACAAGAACATCCTTGACGTTTCCATCGCCCAGGCGGCGTTGGACCGCAAGGCGCGGGGCTCCGTTGCCCCCGAACTCTGGGACAACGGCGCAACCGTGTTCTGGTCGTCCTATCGTTTGTCGCACAATGCCTCCAGCTTTTCCGGCGGCCAGGGCAGCAGCACCAACAGCACCTTCGCCAGTTTCCGCAATGGTTTCAACCTGGGGGCATGGCGCCTTCGGGCCAACGGAAACTATTTCCAAAGCGCGGGAAGTTCCAGCTTTGACTGGAGCGACCTCTACGCCGAGCGCGACGTGGCGCCTTGGCGCGGCTGGTTGCGCATGGGCGACAGCGCCACCCCGGGCAACATTTTCAATGCGACGCGGTTTCGCGGCGTGATGCTTCAGTCCGACGATGGCATGCTGCCGGAAAGCCAACGCGGGTTCGCACCCGTGGTGCGCGGCATCGCGCCCTCCAACGCCAAGGTGACCGTGCGGCAGAATGGCTACGCGATCTACACGACGTTCGTGCCGGCCGGGCCTTTCGTCATCGACGATCTTTACTCGACGCCGGGCGGCGGCGACCTCGAAGTGACCATCGAGGAACTGGGCGGACGCACCACGCGCTTTTCTCAGCCGTTTTCGGCCCTGCCGACCATGTTGCGCGAAGGAACCTGGAACTACAGTTTTGCCTTGGGCCAGCATCGGCAGAGCTACGTGAACGAACGCCCGATGATGGCGCAAATGACGCTCGCGCATGGACTGCCTTTTGGGGTGACGGCGTACGGCGGTCTCACCGGCGCGCAGGGTTCGTACTACGCGGGAGCCGCCGGGCTGGCGCTGAACCTGCGCGAACTCGGCGCGCTATCCACGGATGTGACAACCTCTCACTCGCGGGGCGCCGACGGAAAGAAGCTGGTCGGCACGGCGGCGCGTATCCAGTACGCCAAGGCCTTTCCTTCGCTGGGTACCGATCTGACGCTGGCGGGCTACCGGTACAACTCGGATGGTTACCGCAGCCTGGACGATGCGGTGCGGGATCGCAGCTCGAACAACGCGTTTCGCGGATACGAGCGAATGCACGAATACCAGTTGTGGCTGTCCCAACGGGTCGGAAGCGCGAGCTCCATCTCGTTCAACTACTACGGCATCGCCTATCGGAACGCTCCCCGCGCCGCGTCGTTCGCGCAAGTTTCCTATTCCAGCGGTTTTGGCCGGTTGGGATATTCGCTCAATTACGGCATCAACAGCAGCCCCTGGCAGAAGCGCCAGTCGACATTCATGCTGACGCTCAGCATACCGCTGGGTGGCACGCATAGCGCGAGCTACTCACTGTCGCGCAACCAGGGCCAGGGAGTGAGCCAGGACGTCAATCTCAGCGGGGCGCTGACCGACGACTACGCGATGACCTATGCGGTGCAGGGCGGCGTGACGCAGGGGGCGCCGGGCGGCGGCAATGGCGGCCGGGGTTATGCCGCGGTGGGCTACGCGTCTCCCGTGGGCGTGGCCAACGTCAGCCATGGCTACAACGCTGGCGCCTCCAATACGAACATCGACTTCAGTGGCGCGTTCGTCGTGGACAAGAAGGGCTTCCTGCTCGGACAGAACATCGGCGAGACCGCCGTCATCGTGGACGCGCCAGGTGCTGCCGGCGTGGAGGTCGAGTCCTATCCAGGCGTGCGGACCAACAGCGCGGGGCGGGCATTGGTGCCGTCCGCGACGCCGTACCGCGAGAATCGCATCTCGTTGAAGCCCGACTATGACGATACCCATGCGACGCTGGGGCAGAACGTCGCCACGGTCGTCCCCAGCCGCGGCGCGATCGTGGTCGCGAAGTTCGACACCGAATTGGGTCGCACGATACTGGTGGTGCTCAAGGATGCGGCCGGCGCAGCCTTGCCTTTTGGGGCGGCGATCCACGAACCGGACGGCAAGCAGCGCGGCATCGTGGGGCCGGTGGGACGCGCCTGGCTGACCGGGTTGGAAGGCGTCAGCAGGTTCACGGTGCAGTGGGGCGAAGCGCAGGCGCAGCATTGCGTATTTGAAATCGACGCATCTTCGGTGGCATCCGGCGCCGAGGAATCGACCAAGGAGCTGACATGCAGCTAA
- a CDS encoding molecular chaperone, translated as MNILSKRILSVVATLGALAFSSVHAAVQLSSTRVIFNEREKSVSINAKNHGSDPFVVQAWIDGESEEMETPFFVTPPLSRFDGGTERSLTITRVGGGMPVDRESYYWLNVLEIPQKKKGASENSLTLATRTRIKLFYRPEAIQKMPRDASLVQWSWQKDGKGCQLAIKNTSVFTVNFSGIDVPGEADGFGRTVVAKPLTTTLLPLAKCPSGATKATAKVVNDYGVVESWAEVAVPAGAEAQARGQ; from the coding sequence ATGAACATTCTCTCCAAGCGCATTCTTTCTGTCGTGGCCACGCTCGGTGCACTGGCCTTCAGTTCCGTCCATGCGGCCGTGCAGTTGTCCAGCACGCGCGTCATTTTCAATGAAAGGGAAAAGAGCGTCTCGATCAACGCCAAGAATCATGGCTCGGATCCCTTCGTCGTGCAGGCATGGATCGACGGCGAGTCCGAGGAAATGGAAACGCCGTTTTTCGTGACGCCCCCTTTGAGCCGTTTTGACGGCGGTACCGAACGCAGTCTCACGATCACCCGCGTGGGCGGCGGCATGCCCGTCGATCGCGAGAGCTATTACTGGCTGAACGTGCTCGAGATTCCGCAAAAGAAAAAGGGCGCTTCGGAAAACAGCCTGACGCTGGCCACGCGCACCCGCATCAAGCTGTTCTATCGCCCGGAAGCCATCCAGAAGATGCCCCGCGATGCGTCGCTGGTGCAGTGGTCCTGGCAGAAGGACGGCAAGGGCTGCCAGCTTGCGATCAAGAACACGTCGGTGTTTACCGTCAATTTCTCGGGCATTGACGTCCCGGGCGAAGCGGATGGCTTTGGGCGCACTGTCGTGGCCAAGCCGTTGACCACGACGCTGCTGCCGTTGGCGAAGTGTCCCAGCGGCGCGACGAAGGCTACGGCGAAAGTCGTCAACGACTATGGCGTGGTGGAATCCTGGGCAGAGGTTGCGGTGCCCGCTGGCGCCGAAGCGCAAGCGCGCGGGCAGTGA
- a CDS encoding fimbrial protein, with translation MKLNKAKLAVAVVLVAASWVAHGQSVTLSISGRITSTPCTVSVDTVVMGDVPMSEFSASRTPGQQYWKDFSVTLGGCEVSTLQAASLRFNGTTAFGDAGILALTAGQGAATGFGVQVQTKDATHGSGQIVRMDGSASYAFNVNSSKNTFQFTSSYISSPSATGIRSGTADATATITLTYS, from the coding sequence ATGAAACTCAACAAAGCAAAACTCGCTGTTGCGGTGGTTCTCGTGGCGGCGTCCTGGGTGGCGCATGGACAGTCCGTGACACTCAGCATTTCCGGGCGTATCACGAGCACCCCTTGCACCGTATCGGTGGACACGGTGGTGATGGGCGACGTGCCGATGTCCGAGTTCAGCGCAAGCAGAACGCCGGGTCAGCAGTATTGGAAGGATTTCTCCGTGACGTTGGGCGGGTGCGAAGTCTCCACCCTGCAGGCCGCCAGCTTGCGATTCAACGGCACCACGGCGTTTGGCGACGCGGGCATTCTGGCCTTGACGGCGGGCCAGGGCGCCGCCACGGGCTTCGGTGTGCAGGTGCAGACCAAGGATGCCACGCACGGGTCAGGGCAGATCGTGCGCATGGATGGCAGCGCGTCCTACGCATTCAACGTGAACTCAAGCAAAAACACTTTTCAGTTCACCAGTTCCTACATTTCTTCTCCCAGCGCGACCGGCATCCGATCAGGAACGGCCGACGCCACCGCGACGATCACGCTGACCTACTCCTGA
- a CDS encoding fimbrial protein produces the protein MKKLVINALIASTFAAFAGAASAETGNISFQGEITTSPCSIGGGQQGADMVVSMGSISTNYFANVGDRGPASAFSISLLNCDITTLGTAAIAFRPGAGSVVLGRLLGLENGAGAQGVAIALEDVASNTDVVVGGAAKTYTLAEGTNVFNFKAYYEATEPSVTAGPANARAVFEVTYS, from the coding sequence ATGAAAAAGCTCGTCATCAACGCCCTGATCGCTTCCACCTTCGCCGCCTTTGCGGGCGCCGCGTCGGCCGAAACCGGCAACATCTCGTTCCAGGGCGAAATCACCACGTCGCCTTGCTCGATCGGTGGCGGCCAGCAGGGCGCAGACATGGTGGTGTCCATGGGCTCCATCTCCACCAACTACTTCGCCAACGTGGGCGACCGCGGCCCCGCCTCCGCGTTCAGCATTTCGCTGCTGAACTGCGACATCACGACGCTGGGGACGGCCGCCATCGCCTTCCGCCCGGGCGCTGGCAGCGTCGTCCTTGGCCGTCTGCTGGGTCTGGAAAACGGCGCGGGTGCGCAAGGCGTGGCCATCGCGCTGGAAGATGTCGCGAGCAATACCGACGTGGTCGTTGGCGGCGCCGCCAAGACCTACACGCTTGCCGAAGGCACCAACGTTTTCAACTTCAAGGCTTACTACGAAGCGACCGAGCCGTCGGTGACCGCGGGTCCCGCCAACGCGCGCGCGGTGTTTGAAGTCACGTACTCGTAA
- a CDS encoding amino acid permease, with translation MSMVAFGTVISYGLVSGSALPLLLAGPAAFPAYVAAALVVLALMAGLSRLAAQYPTPGAFGSYAECTLGPATGFLVRAAYLASLILIIGTEVSLLVPVLAAWLPQASPVWLLAGVLAMLTLVNMAGAHAFARCEVALSMLKVGALIALIGLAFHYATQGTSTPAPSSSALTSVFGAVPFTNVWQAFMLATLGFVGIESLAIVAAETRSSGQGLRRTLRITTFAVVGLTLAAVAAASALLDSGVNSLSRPLFATLLDLARLPWSNTLFRVLVLVTILSVLNSQIYCASRMLFSLARAGQAPARLGRSSRRGPVRAVAVTGGLSIAVLGVNAGLPGDAYVVATSIAISGLLFVWLAIFLTHARRDLGRDAIFLRSSMQSRLRAVPAIVGAVVVVAIAGSTLVIDEFAATLHIGLPFLLLLWLGYAGFTFLSRSTRSTGRASAMADRLSAPFQAE, from the coding sequence ATGTCCATGGTCGCCTTCGGTACGGTCATCAGTTACGGGTTGGTATCGGGCAGCGCGCTGCCGCTGCTGCTGGCCGGCCCGGCCGCGTTTCCCGCCTACGTGGCGGCAGCGCTGGTGGTGCTGGCCTTGATGGCCGGGCTCAGCCGCCTCGCCGCCCAATACCCCACGCCCGGCGCATTCGGTTCCTACGCGGAATGCACCCTGGGGCCTGCCACGGGATTTCTGGTGCGCGCGGCTTACCTGGCCTCTCTCATCCTGATCATCGGAACCGAAGTGTCCCTGCTCGTTCCCGTCCTGGCGGCCTGGCTGCCTCAGGCTTCTCCCGTTTGGCTGCTGGCTGGCGTGCTTGCAATGCTCACGCTGGTCAACATGGCGGGTGCGCATGCGTTCGCGCGCTGCGAAGTCGCATTGTCGATGCTCAAGGTCGGGGCCCTTATCGCCCTCATTGGCCTGGCATTTCATTACGCCACGCAGGGTACTTCCACACCTGCGCCATCTTCCTCCGCACTGACGTCCGTCTTCGGCGCAGTCCCTTTCACCAATGTCTGGCAGGCCTTCATGCTTGCGACGCTTGGCTTCGTCGGGATCGAATCCCTGGCCATCGTGGCCGCAGAAACCCGGTCTTCGGGCCAGGGATTGCGTCGCACGCTGCGTATCACTACCTTTGCCGTCGTGGGCCTGACGCTGGCTGCGGTCGCAGCGGCGTCGGCGCTGCTCGACAGCGGCGTGAACTCACTGTCCCGGCCCCTCTTCGCCACGTTGCTCGACCTGGCCCGCTTGCCTTGGTCGAACACGCTGTTTCGCGTGCTGGTGCTGGTGACGATCCTGTCGGTGCTCAACAGCCAGATCTATTGCGCCTCGCGCATGCTCTTCAGCCTGGCGCGCGCCGGGCAGGCGCCGGCAAGGCTGGGCCGTTCATCCCGCCGGGGGCCCGTCCGCGCAGTTGCCGTGACCGGCGGGCTGTCCATCGCGGTGCTGGGGGTTAATGCCGGGCTGCCCGGCGACGCCTACGTTGTTGCGACGTCTATCGCCATCAGCGGCTTGTTGTTCGTGTGGCTGGCCATCTTCCTGACGCATGCCCGCCGCGATCTTGGCCGCGATGCCATATTCCTGCGCTCGTCCATGCAAAGCCGCTTGCGTGCCGTACCCGCCATCGTTGGCGCCGTGGTGGTGGTGGCGATCGCCGGCTCCACCCTGGTGATCGACGAATTCGCCGCCACGCTGCACATCGGCCTTCCTTTCCTGCTCCTGCTTTGGCTCGGCTACGCGGGCTTCACATTCCTTTCCCGTTCAACGCGCTCGACGGGCCGAGCGTCTGCCATGGCAGACCGCCTGTCAGCGCCATTCCAGGCGGAGTGA
- a CDS encoding DUF2946 family protein produces MAAHAPWGPTFALTFRHARALLWMLLLAITVRGLVPAGYMPDARALGKGRVELTFCTAAGTVSKISLSLTDDGSDASHHGDQTALGMECPFGLLTHVTAAPPATAPPVALPVHAAPSIPFDVSRALPPFARAGSAAWIPRPSLLARLIAARATR; encoded by the coding sequence ATGGCTGCACACGCCCCGTGGGGCCCCACCTTCGCGCTGACTTTCAGGCACGCCCGTGCGCTGCTGTGGATGCTGTTGCTGGCAATCACGGTGCGCGGCCTGGTGCCGGCGGGCTATATGCCGGACGCCCGCGCGCTGGGAAAGGGCCGTGTCGAGCTGACGTTCTGTACGGCAGCGGGCACGGTCTCGAAGATTTCCCTCTCGCTCACGGACGACGGCTCGGATGCCTCGCACCATGGCGACCAGACAGCCCTCGGGATGGAATGCCCGTTCGGCCTGCTGACGCATGTGACGGCGGCCCCGCCGGCGACAGCGCCCCCGGTTGCACTGCCCGTGCATGCCGCGCCGTCGATTCCCTTCGACGTCTCGCGCGCGCTTCCACCTTTTGCCCGCGCAGGGTCCGCCGCTTGGATCCCGCGCCCCTCCCTCCTTGCTCGGCTGATCGCCGCCCGTGCGACGCGCTGA
- a CDS encoding helix-turn-helix domain-containing protein, translating to MTMTFFASVQPAASLPHKPSVSCTDCRLRGCCLPRRLNDPEVASLSDCIDTRVRLKKGEVLFSQHDSHRAVFAVRAGSLKTHWSDPCKPGQVAGVHLPGDLLGFSGLFDRRHGMTATALESSEVCVIRLDTLDALTPQFPQIQSQIRGFMSGELIRLQKLLAQTRQRSGPRIASFVLDLAGRHAALGYAPDSFSLRMTYSDIASMLGMTLATVSRLMNILKREDIIDVQGRQLRIVDRVALTAIAKGRDDVCRLPT from the coding sequence ATGACGATGACTTTCTTTGCTTCCGTGCAGCCTGCGGCATCCCTGCCCCATAAACCCAGCGTCAGCTGCACCGACTGCCGCTTGCGCGGCTGCTGCCTGCCGCGCCGCCTGAACGATCCCGAGGTCGCCAGCCTGAGCGACTGCATCGATACTCGCGTACGGCTCAAGAAAGGCGAAGTGCTTTTCAGCCAGCACGACTCGCACCGGGCGGTCTTTGCCGTTCGCGCCGGTTCGCTCAAGACGCACTGGTCAGACCCCTGCAAGCCTGGCCAGGTGGCGGGAGTCCACCTTCCCGGAGATCTTTTGGGTTTCTCCGGCCTGTTTGACCGCCGCCACGGCATGACAGCGACAGCGCTGGAATCCAGCGAAGTCTGCGTGATACGCCTGGACACGCTGGACGCCCTGACGCCGCAATTCCCGCAAATCCAGTCTCAGATCCGGGGGTTCATGAGCGGCGAACTGATACGCCTTCAGAAGCTCCTGGCCCAGACAAGGCAGCGCTCCGGGCCACGGATCGCGTCGTTTGTGCTGGACCTTGCGGGGCGGCACGCCGCGCTCGGATATGCGCCCGACAGCTTCTCACTACGCATGACGTACAGCGACATCGCCAGCATGCTGGGAATGACGCTGGCCACCGTCAGCCGGCTGATGAACATCCTCAAGCGCGAAGACATCATCGATGTACAGGGCAGGCAATTGAGAATCGTCGATCGGGTGGCGCTAACAGCCATCGCGAAAGGCCGGGATGATGTGTGCCGCCTGCCGACGTAG